In a genomic window of Chrysemys picta bellii isolate R12L10 chromosome 1, ASM1138683v2, whole genome shotgun sequence:
- the GPR82 gene encoding probable G-protein coupled receptor 82 produces MGLMKNSTCLLQPSSASTVALPIIYSFLFTTGSFGNILSGWIFSKHISTKRTQNIYLTNLGIANLFVCITMPFLAAYFADGYQWENDSMLCKIVHYFGTLVIHTSMYVSITILCWTALSQYSTLMKNNDHMQYSPTVNENYFYKCLLEKFRQPKFAKYLCISIWIIVLGVTVPVIVYDLYVQPDQGQVNRCYHWKAENGELTSKITVLIATAWFFLFFITVLFSYYSLVNHLSKMQKNTCIGKKHLIYSTVKRNIFVILLILTVCFLPYHIFRPVFYALLASEDCQMMNYLVEAKNFLTCLAAAKSSLDPVVNLLLDKTFKKSLYNLFRKSSSQDHKHTADIEETTQI; encoded by the coding sequence ATGGGATTAATGAAAAATTCAACATGTCTTCTTCAACCATCATCGGCTTCTACAGTTGCTCTGCCAATCATCTATTCTTTCCTATTTACTACAGGCAGTTTTGGAAACATTCTCTCTGGGTGGATATTTTCAAAGCACATATCTACAAAAAGAACACAGAACATCTACCTGACAAATCTCGGTATTGCAAATTTATTTGTATGCATAACAATGCCTTTTCTCGCTGCCTACTTTGCAGATGGCTATCAGTGGGAGAATGATTCCATGCTATGTAAAATAGTACACTACTTTGGAACTCTGGTTATACACACTAGTATGTATGTCAGCATTACAATTTTATGTTGGACTGCTTTAAGTCAATATTCAACATTGATGAAAAATAATGACCACATGCAATATTCTCCAACAGTTAACGAAAACTACTTCTATAAATGCCTACTGGAAAAGTTTCGTCAGCCAAAATTTGCTAAATACTTGTGCATCAGTATATGGATCATTGTACTGGGCGTAACTGTACCAGTGATAGTGTATGATTTGTATGTACAGCCTGATCAAGGACAAGTTAACAGATGCTACCACTGGAAGGCAGAAAATGGAGAACTCACTTCAAAGATCACAGTTCTTATTGCTACTgcatggttttttttattttttataacagTATTATTCTCATACTATTCCCTTGTCAATCACCTGAGTAAAATGCAGAAAAATACTTGCATTGGAAAGAAACATCTAATTTACAGTACagtcaaaagaaacatttttgtcaTCCTACTTATATTAACTGTCTGCTTTCTTCCATATCATATTTTCAGGCCAGTTTTTTACGCGCTGCTTGCTAGTGAAGACTGCCAGATGATGAACTATTTAGTGGAAGCAAAAAACTTTCTTACTTGTCTTGCAGCTGCCAAAAGTAGTTTAGATCCTGTTGTAAATCTTTTATTAGATAAAACATTTAAGAAGAGTCTGTACAATCTCTTTAGAAAATCCTCATCACAAGATCACAAGCATACAGCTGATATTGAAGAGACTACACAAATATGA
- the GPR34 gene encoding probable G-protein coupled receptor 34 isoform X1, which yields METTSSEFLNSSSYKEVFWSYQTELTRNFSSEAPNDTVCLINEGSLSLVFIIFYSIIFVIGLVGNIIALFAFFYINHKRNSIQIYLLNVAIADLLLIFCLPFRILYHINKNTWMLGLIFCKIVGTLFYMNMYISIILLGLISVDRYVKINKSIRRPKMLTATGSRNICCILWTIAVIAFIMTVAQSVKREEYNSTMCFHYRDKQNAKMEASLNYILAIIFWIVFFLLILSYIKIAENLLKIAKKRADFPNAGKYSTTARNSFIVLIIFTLCFVPFHTFRFVYITSQLQHTSCNWKEIIHKCNEIMLLFSAFNSCLDPIMYFLMSSSVRKTVFRLICRTLHGDSSVSDSISEMKPGQSRHDTATTITPHSSFLKKNSLI from the coding sequence ATGGAGACAACTTCATCTGAGTTCCTGAACTCTTCTTCATACAAGGAAGTCTTCTGGAGTTACCAAACTGAGCTAACCAGAAACTTCTCTTCGGAAGCCCCAAATGATACTGTCTGTCTCATAAATGAAGGCTCCTTGTCTCTTGTTTTCATCATTTTTTACTCCATTATTTTTGTCATTGGATTGGTTGGCAATATTATAgccttgtttgcttttttctaCATTAATCACAAAAGAAATTCTATCCAGATTTACCTGCTTAACGTAGCAATTGCAGACCTTCTACTGATCTTCTGCCTCCCCTTCCGTATACTATATCATATTAACAAAAACACATGGATGTTGGGATTGATTTTCTGCAAGATTGTAGGAACCCTATTTTATATGAACATGTACATTAGCATCATACTGCTGGGATTAATTAGCGTGGATCGTTATGTAAAAATTAACAAGTCTATACGACGTCCAAAAATGTTAACAGCTACAGGAAGCAGAAATATCTGTTGCATATTGTGGACAATTGCAGTAATAGCATTCATAATGACAGTTGCTCAGTCTGTTAAGAGGGAAGAATACAATTCGACTATGTGCTTCCATTACAGAGATAAACAGAATGCAAAAATGGAGGCAAGTTTAAACTATATTCTTGCTATAATCTTTTGGATAGTTTTCTTTCTCCTAATACTTTCATATATTAAAATTGCGGAGAACCTTCTGAAAATTGCCAAGAAAAGAGCAGATTTCCCCAATGCTGGAAAGTACAGCACCACGGCAAGAAATTCCTTCATTGTACTTATTATTTTCACCCTGTGTTTTGTACCATTTCACACATTCCGATTTGTCTACATTACATCACAATTACAACACACATCTTGTAACTGGAAGGAGATAATTCACAAATGCAATgagataatgcttttattttcAGCTTTCAACAGCTGTTTAGATCCAATCATgtatttcctaatgtccagcagTGTTCGTAAGACTGTATTCCGACTTATTTGTAGAACACTTCATGGGGACTCAAGTGTGAGTGATAGTATTTCAGAAATGAAACCTGGGCAATCTCGTCATGATACTGCAACTACCATTACCCCCCATTCaagctttttaaagaaaaattcccTCATCTGA
- the GPR34 gene encoding probable G-protein coupled receptor 34 isoform X2 — protein MDSVRKLEQTMETTSSEFLNSSSYKEVFWSYQTELTRNFSSEAPNDTVCLINEGSLSLVFIIFYSIIFVIGLVGNIIALFAFFYINHKRNSIQIYLLNVAIADLLLIFCLPFRILYHINKNTWMLGLIFCKIVGTLFYMNMYISIILLGLISVDRYVKINKSIRRPKMLTATGSRNICCILWTIAVIAFIMTVAQSVKREEYNSTMCFHYRDKQNAKMEASLNYILAIIFWIVFFLLILSYIKIAENLLKIAKKRADFPNAGKYSTTARNSFIVLIIFTLCFVPFHTFRFVYITSQLQHTSCNWKEIIHKCNEIMLLFSAFNSCLDPIMYFLMSSSVRKTVFRLICRTLHGDSSVSDSISEMKPGQSRHDTATTITPHSSFLKKNSLI, from the exons ATG GACAGTGTAAGAAAGCTCGAACAGACGATGGAGACAACTTCATCTGAGTTCCTGAACTCTTCTTCATACAAGGAAGTCTTCTGGAGTTACCAAACTGAGCTAACCAGAAACTTCTCTTCGGAAGCCCCAAATGATACTGTCTGTCTCATAAATGAAGGCTCCTTGTCTCTTGTTTTCATCATTTTTTACTCCATTATTTTTGTCATTGGATTGGTTGGCAATATTATAgccttgtttgcttttttctaCATTAATCACAAAAGAAATTCTATCCAGATTTACCTGCTTAACGTAGCAATTGCAGACCTTCTACTGATCTTCTGCCTCCCCTTCCGTATACTATATCATATTAACAAAAACACATGGATGTTGGGATTGATTTTCTGCAAGATTGTAGGAACCCTATTTTATATGAACATGTACATTAGCATCATACTGCTGGGATTAATTAGCGTGGATCGTTATGTAAAAATTAACAAGTCTATACGACGTCCAAAAATGTTAACAGCTACAGGAAGCAGAAATATCTGTTGCATATTGTGGACAATTGCAGTAATAGCATTCATAATGACAGTTGCTCAGTCTGTTAAGAGGGAAGAATACAATTCGACTATGTGCTTCCATTACAGAGATAAACAGAATGCAAAAATGGAGGCAAGTTTAAACTATATTCTTGCTATAATCTTTTGGATAGTTTTCTTTCTCCTAATACTTTCATATATTAAAATTGCGGAGAACCTTCTGAAAATTGCCAAGAAAAGAGCAGATTTCCCCAATGCTGGAAAGTACAGCACCACGGCAAGAAATTCCTTCATTGTACTTATTATTTTCACCCTGTGTTTTGTACCATTTCACACATTCCGATTTGTCTACATTACATCACAATTACAACACACATCTTGTAACTGGAAGGAGATAATTCACAAATGCAATgagataatgcttttattttcAGCTTTCAACAGCTGTTTAGATCCAATCATgtatttcctaatgtccagcagTGTTCGTAAGACTGTATTCCGACTTATTTGTAGAACACTTCATGGGGACTCAAGTGTGAGTGATAGTATTTCAGAAATGAAACCTGGGCAATCTCGTCATGATACTGCAACTACCATTACCCCCCATTCaagctttttaaagaaaaattcccTCATCTGA